The genomic interval TTCATCTTGGCTTGCCAATGATTTTAAGAAATCATTTGTCGAATCTATGGCATCGAGTTTGATTAGTTTCATTAAATAATTTAAATAACTTAATTTAATATTTTGTTAAGGTTCAAAAATAATCACAAAATTTGGTAACTTTACAAATTCACATATAAAATAATTCATGGCGAAAAAGACGATTAATAATGATGTTCTACTGGCGAACATAATCAAAGGGATTGAAGAAGTAAAAGGAAATGATATCGATATTCTTGACTTAAGAGAGATAGATACAGCTGTGTGCGATTATTTTGTAATCTGCAACGGTAGCTCAAACACCCAAGTTAACGCCATCGTAAACTCAATTCAAAAAACAGTATCAAAAGACTTAAAAGATAAGCCTTGGCACGTAGAAGGAACCGATAATGGAGAGTGGGTTTTAATGGATTATGTACACATTGTGGTTCATGTATTCCAAAAACATATTCGCGAATATTACAATATCGAAAGCCTTTGGGGCGATGCCAAAATAACTACAATCGAGAACAAATACTAAAGAAACTTTCACTAAATGGCTAAAGATAATAATCCAAATCCGAATAAATTTAAAATAAGTCCTTGGTTAATATATACCGCAATACTTTTAGTTTTTTTATTCATAAGTTTTGCCACAGGAGGATCAAGCTTAAGCGAACCTGCTCAATTAACTTCTTCTAAATTCAATACGCTTTTAGAAAAAGGTCAGATTGAAAAAGTTATTGTTTACAACAAAGCCGAAGCTGAAGTATATTTAAATGCTGCTGCTCTTAAAGATCCAGCAAATAAAAAAGTAGCTGAAGATATTTTTAAACAGCCAAACAAAGGTCCACATTACACTTTGGAAATTGGTAATGATCAAATTTTTCAGACTAAACTAGAAAAAGCGGTTAGCGAAGGGAAATTGAAAGATTTCAACTTCCTTCAAAAAAATAACTGGAGTGATATTTTAATCAGCTTACTTCCTATCATCATAATTGTTGGTGTATGGATTTTCATTATGCGTAAAATGTCTGGCGGAGGCGCTGGCGGAGGCGGACAGATTTTTAATATCGGAAAATCTAAAGCTAAATTGTTTGATGAAAAAACAGACATTAAAACAACTTTTAAAGATGTTGCTGGTTTAGAAGGTGCTAAAGAAGAAATTCAAGAAATTGTTGAATTCCTTAAAAATCCAGAAAAATATACGAATCTTGGAGGTAAAATTCCAAAAGGAGCTTTACTTGTAGGGCCTCCTGGAACAGGTAAAACTTTATTAGCAAAAGCTGTTGCTGGTGAAGCTCAAGTGCCTTTCTTCTCATTATCAGGTTCTGATTTCGTAGAGATGTTCGTAGGAGTTGGTGCGTCACGTGTTCGTGACCTATTTAAACAAGCAAAAGAAAAATCTCCTGCTATTATCTTCATCGATGAGATCGATGCGGTTGGTAGAGCGAGAGGAAAAAGCAATATGTCTGGCGGAAACGACGAAAGAGAAAATACTTTGAACCAATTACTAACAGAAATGGATGGTTTTGGTACAAACTCTAACGTAATTGTTTTAGCTGCAACAAATAGAGCTGACGTACTTGATAAAGCTTTAATGCGTGCAGGACGTTTTGACAGACAAATTTTCGTTGACTTACCAGACATTCGCGAAAGAGCTGAAATCTTTAAAGTACACTTAGCTCCTATCAAAAAAGTTGAAGGTTTAGATCTTGATTTCTTAGCAAAACAAACTCCAGGTTTCTCTGGTGCTGATATCGCAAACGTTTGTAATGAAGCAGCGCTTATTGCTGCACGTAACAACAAACCAGCTGTAGACAGACAAGATTTCCTTGATGCTGTTGACAGAATTATTGGTGGTCTTGAAAAGAAAAACAAAATTATTACTCCAGAAGAAAAAAGAGCAATTGCAATTCACGAAGCTGGACACGCAACTGTAAGCTGGATGCTAGAGCATGCTGCACCGCTTATTAAAGTAACAATCGTTCCTCGTGGACAAAGTTTAGGAGCTGCGTGGTACTTACCAGAAGAAAGACAGATCGTTAGAACAGATCAAATGTTAGACGAAATGTGCGCTACTATGGGAGGAAGAGCTGCTGAAAAAGTAACTTTTGACAGAATTTCAACTGGTGCTTTAAGCGATTTAGAAAAAGTTACACGTCAAGCTCGTGCAATGGTAACTATTTACGGATTGAACGACAAAATTGGAAATGTTACTTATTACGATTCAAGCGGACAAAGTGAATACAGTTTTTCTAAACCATACTCTGACGAAACGGCAAAAATTATCGATGCTGAAATTTCAGAATTAATCGAAGGCCAATACCAGAGAGCGATTCAAATTTTAGAAGAAAACAAAGATAAACTGAATCAACTTGCTGATATTCTGATTGAAAAAGAAGTTATCTTTAAAGATGATTTAGAAAACATTTTCGGAAAACGTACTTTTGATAAAAATTTAGAAGAAGTAGTTTCATAAATAATTACGAAAAACGTAATAAATTTTTAAAATCTTAATTCAAAATACCCTTTTGAATTAAGATTTTTTTATCTTTGAACGTTTTCAATTAACATGTAAAGCATTTCATATAAAAAATGAATTTTTTCAAAAAAATATTTGGCTCAAGTGAAGCCGCTTCTGACGAAGAGCACGAAAGCGAATATGCAGGCACATCTGCACAGAACAGTCATTTATCTTTAGACGAACAGTTTATTTTCAATTTTAAAAAAAATGGAGGTAAATTCTTGTACTGTGAAAATACAGATGAAGTTGCTGAACAGTTTGAAAATATCTTAGAAGAGAATGATTGGTTTGAAAGCGAAGTTTTATGTTATGAACCAGCGCTTTTTAGTTTATTAGAAGAAAATAAATTATTTTATAGTGCGCCAACTAAACCAAAATTTTTATTAGCCAGCTGCGAAAATCTTATAGCTGATGAAGGCTCTATCTTGTTTTCTTCGAAACAGAT from Flavobacterium sp. YJ01 carries:
- the rsfS gene encoding ribosome silencing factor, which encodes MAKKTINNDVLLANIIKGIEEVKGNDIDILDLREIDTAVCDYFVICNGSSNTQVNAIVNSIQKTVSKDLKDKPWHVEGTDNGEWVLMDYVHIVVHVFQKHIREYYNIESLWGDAKITTIENKY
- the ftsH gene encoding ATP-dependent zinc metalloprotease FtsH, with translation MAKDNNPNPNKFKISPWLIYTAILLVFLFISFATGGSSLSEPAQLTSSKFNTLLEKGQIEKVIVYNKAEAEVYLNAAALKDPANKKVAEDIFKQPNKGPHYTLEIGNDQIFQTKLEKAVSEGKLKDFNFLQKNNWSDILISLLPIIIIVGVWIFIMRKMSGGGAGGGGQIFNIGKSKAKLFDEKTDIKTTFKDVAGLEGAKEEIQEIVEFLKNPEKYTNLGGKIPKGALLVGPPGTGKTLLAKAVAGEAQVPFFSLSGSDFVEMFVGVGASRVRDLFKQAKEKSPAIIFIDEIDAVGRARGKSNMSGGNDERENTLNQLLTEMDGFGTNSNVIVLAATNRADVLDKALMRAGRFDRQIFVDLPDIRERAEIFKVHLAPIKKVEGLDLDFLAKQTPGFSGADIANVCNEAALIAARNNKPAVDRQDFLDAVDRIIGGLEKKNKIITPEEKRAIAIHEAGHATVSWMLEHAAPLIKVTIVPRGQSLGAAWYLPEERQIVRTDQMLDEMCATMGGRAAEKVTFDRISTGALSDLEKVTRQARAMVTIYGLNDKIGNVTYYDSSGQSEYSFSKPYSDETAKIIDAEISELIEGQYQRAIQILEENKDKLNQLADILIEKEVIFKDDLENIFGKRTFDKNLEEVVS
- a CDS encoding lactate utilization protein B/C, producing the protein MNFFKKIFGSSEAASDEEHESEYAGTSAQNSHLSLDEQFIFNFKKNGGKFLYCENTDEVAEQFENILEENDWFESEVLCYEPALFSLLEENKLFYSAPTKPKFLLASCENLIADEGSILFSSKQIRQNKPNELPANIVIIATTSQILPMKSDGLSAIKRKYERDYPTNITTIKYFEKAKEEDFTQYGSVAKNLYLLLLEDL